The nucleotide sequence TGGGCATTTCAGGGGCTCGTCGCTGTTTGTTTCAAAACAAGAAAGGCAGCTCTGGCAGAGCATGTGCTCACAGACTAAGGGAAAGGGCCTCCTTGGACCACCCAGCTGGGATGTGGTGACTCGGGTCCAGCCAGAGCTGTGCAGTTCTGCCTGTCCAAAAGAGGGCTGTTGGAACCAACTCTGGCACCCATTAGGCCCCCTGCTGCCCGCAGGCAATTAAATCACAACTCAGGAAGGTTAGTTTCTTCTAAGGGCTCAGTGCATTCAAAGTGCGCGCCATCTCCCCGCACCCCAAGGGCTTTCAAATGGCCTGCCGAGCAGCCATTTCCAGCGGGCAGACAGGGCAGGTTTGCGTGCAGCTGCCTGGGAGTGGGGTCTTGAGGGGCAGCGTGCACCTGCTGCTCATGTGTCACGCCAACTGTGGGTCACCTGAGGCACCACTGGCCTCCGAGGGCCCAGGAGGGTCCAGGGCTGCAGCCCTCCTTGGGCAGAACGctcttcttgccactctgagctgcaggggacagcattgTAGGATCTTGAGTCAGAGTCCAGGGCATCCAAGGGGTGGTGGCCTTCTCGAAGGCCTGGATAGAGCGAGGATCGGGGAAAACTGGACCGTCAGAAACCTGACAAGTCCGGTCTGCGCTGGGAGCATGTCTCTCAGAGCAGGGGCCAGGTTCCGCCCGAGAGGGCCATGTCCTGAAGGTATGGATGGAGCTGCGGCGTGCCAGCCTGAGCCTTATTGCTCTCGTGCTGTGGCTCAGCTCCACCAGCCCTGCACTGGCATAAACTGTCCCCATGCCATGCTTGCGGATGACCAAGCCTAGGGAGGCGGCCTTCCAGGGTTGGGCCAGGGCCTCGTTGCAGTGACCCCCAGGCCCCCCTTGAGAGGCAAAGGTATCCTTCACGGCCTCCTGGGGTCCCCAGAGGTGCTTCAGGCTGGGGAGATGTGCCCAAAGCCGGGGTCCTTGAAGCTGGGGATGTCGTTCTTGCGGTAGAAGTCAGCCTGCACATGGTTGGCGCGCCCGTGGTCGCGGTTCAGGGGTTCCACCGGCAGGTGGATGCGCTTCCCGTAAATGGAGGACGTCCGCACGCCCACTGGTCGCTCCTGCTCCTGTGGGGACATGCACGCATCACAGCACATGGCATACACGGGGGCACAGACAGGGCATACATGTGGGGCACATGAGGAACAAGGCTTGCCTACCTGGGTTCGGCCTGTCCTGCAGCCGGGGGTCAGAGCTTGGCTGTCAGGAGCCCACCAGTTGGAGTCACCTGGGCACCTACTTGGGGTGGCCCCCATTGGCCCCTTCCATCTACTGGCCAGAAAACCAGGACGTCCCCAAGCCCACAGCCCTAGAGAGACCCTTTATAGatcattacagaagcagagagccccatcttgctcctgcagagccattgggggTTTGAACTCCAATTTTCTGTGTCTAACCCTCACTAAAGAGCCAATTGCTCTTCCTTCAGTTCCGACTAGTTGGGGCCTCAGTGTGTGGGGGACAGCTGCAGACCACACTGTTTTCTGGGCTGGGGCTTCCAGGGGCCCATAGCCAGACATTTCCCCAGGCGCTGCTGGGGGCTCAGAGCCCCGCCCAGGGCCTGCCTGCTAAACGCTTGCCCCTCGCACCTCCTCCTGCACGTGCAGCCCCAAGTTCTTGGCGTGCTGCCGGTCGTCGCGGTGCGAGGCCTGGTTGTAGCCGAGGTCCCGATGGAAAACACAGTCGTAGAGTGAGACGATTCCTGTCTAGGAGCGGGAAGGGGCGCTGCTCAGCAGCCAGCAGTTCAAGTCTACCAGCCgctcagcaagagaaaggagAGGCTGGCTACTCCCACAGGGACTGTCCCATTCAGAAGCCCAGGGGaccgtctactctgtcctaacaaggatggtgggacttggtctcatgcactttggacctgctgtcaggagaggccagtccctggagaaggacatcatgtttggtgaagtggaggggcagtgaaagagaggaaggctctcaaggagacagattggcacagtggctgtggcaATGGGCACGGGTGTAGGAAcggctgggaggatggcgcagggctgggcatggtttcattctgttgtgcacggggtcgctatggGAGGACTCTATGCCCCTGACAATGGCAGCAAGCCGCTGTTGCTATGCGTGTGACCTCTTTGGGGCATGGGGCTTCTTCGTGATCAGTAGGTTTGTACCGGGCGGAGCCATGTCCTAACTGCTCCCGCGGGCCATAAGGCATTAGAGCAAAGGAGATCAGGGGAGACCGCCTTACCCTGGCAGAAGAAGCAGCGGAGATCTTTGGGGTCCGGGGCCCCACCTTTAGCTTGCCCTGCACCAGTAGCCACTGGGCTTTGGAGGTGCAATCCCTCACCCCTTCCCGGGAGCAGGGTCTCCCTGCCCTTTGGGGTGCAGCCCCTCACCTTGCCCTGGCGGTAGTAATAGCTGTGCTCCTTGGGGTCCTGGCGGCGCGGTGGGATGTAGCTGAAGGCGGACAACGCCGAGAAGGGCAGCTGGCGCGGCAGTCCCCGCAGCCTGGCGGCAGtgatctcctcctcctcttcctcctccgggAGCCACGAGCCTGGCGCTGCTGGCGCCGCGGCCTCCGCCTCCTGCATGTTCCGCCTGACTCAGGCCCACCGCTCGCGTCCTCCAGTTGCTCAGGCAACCTGGAGCTCCACGTTCGAGGGGCAGGCGGGGCCAGGAGAGGAGGAGGCGTGGCAGCTGCTACCAGGGTGCGGGGTGGGGCCAGGGAGAGGAGCATCTGCAGGCAGGGCGAGTGGGGGGTTccgaggggtgggggcagggcggggTCACTAAGGGCGTAGTAACAGAGGCGGCACCGTGGGAGGGCCGAGGCAGGTCTGGGGCGGGGTCACGAGGGGCGGGCCAGGGGAGGAGGCTTCTGCTACTTGGGGTCCTGCAGGTGGGGTCCCTGGTGCTGGCCGCCCTTTCTGTCCTCCCGCAGGAATGCAGATGTTGGAGCATCCTCTGCTTGTAGCTGCAGG is from Tenrec ecaudatus isolate mTenEca1 chromosome 2, mTenEca1.hap1, whole genome shotgun sequence and encodes:
- the CFAP90 gene encoding cilia- and flagella-associated protein 90, with amino-acid sequence MQEAEAAAPAAPGSWLPEEEEEEEITAARLRGLPRQLPFSALSAFSYIPPRRQDPKEHSYYYRQGKTGIVSLYDCVFHRDLGYNQASHRDDRQHAKNLGLHVQEEEQERPVGVRTSSIYGKRIHLPVEPLNRDHGRANHVQADFYRKNDIPSFKDPGFGHISPA